One window from the genome of Nisaea sediminum encodes:
- a CDS encoding TlpA family protein disulfide reductase: MTVRKIALAAMLAAVLASQAGLAGAEPPQQGDMVKFVPSAEDRPAPDIPFISAAGQPIKLDSYRGKTVLVNFWATWCPPCVKELPSLERLNAEIGGPDFEVVLISIDRGGARIYEPFLEKLGIVNLRSAADSKADLLRAFKAPGLPTTYLIGPDGSIRGRLVGDAEWDSAAAKDLIKYYASSS; the protein is encoded by the coding sequence GTGACGGTCAGGAAGATCGCGCTTGCCGCTATGCTCGCCGCCGTGCTCGCGTCACAGGCCGGATTGGCCGGAGCCGAGCCGCCGCAACAGGGCGACATGGTCAAGTTCGTACCCAGCGCCGAAGACCGCCCAGCGCCGGACATCCCCTTCATAAGCGCCGCGGGCCAACCCATCAAGCTGGACTCTTATCGCGGGAAGACGGTTCTGGTGAATTTCTGGGCCACCTGGTGCCCGCCCTGTGTCAAGGAACTGCCCTCGCTTGAGCGGCTCAACGCAGAAATAGGCGGTCCCGATTTCGAAGTCGTCCTGATCTCGATCGACCGCGGCGGCGCCCGGATCTACGAGCCGTTCCTCGAGAAACTCGGCATCGTCAATCTGCGCTCCGCCGCGGACAGCAAGGCAGACCTGTTGCGCGCCTTCAAGGCCCCCGGATTGCCGACGACCTACCTCATCGGGCCGGACGGATCCATTCGGGGACGGCTGGTGGGCGATGCGGAATGGGATTCCGCAGCCGCGAAAGATCTGATTAAGTATT
- the argH gene encoding argininosuccinate lyase — MSKRHNDPQHEGASTIWGGRFASGPAAIMEEINASIGFDRRLSAQDIQGSIAHAEMLVAQGVLSAEDGKAIRLGLEQIDSEIRNGDFKFSRSLEDIHMNVESRLSELIGDAAGRLHTARSRNDQVATDFKLWVRGALDSVDESLTQLIKALIEQADRNADVVMPGFTHLQTAQPVTFGHHLLAYVEMFGRDLGRFRDCRARMNECPLGAAALAGTSFPIDRHKTAVSLGFDRPSANSLDAVSDRDFALEFLSAMSICATHFSRLAEEIVIWTSAQFNYITLSDAFTTGSSIMPQKRNPDAAELVRAKAGRIIGDMNALLIVMKGLPLAYGKDMQEDKEPVFDAVDSLGLCIAATAGMIRDMKANPEEMRASLKDGFPTATDLADWLVRAIGMPFRRAHHVTGTIVKLAEDKDCGIEELSLADMQAVEPKINAGVFDVLTVEASVSSRTSYGGTAPANVRDQVAKARERFLA, encoded by the coding sequence ATGAGTAAACGGCATAACGACCCCCAGCACGAAGGCGCCAGCACGATCTGGGGCGGCCGCTTCGCGTCCGGCCCGGCTGCGATCATGGAGGAGATCAACGCCTCCATCGGTTTCGACCGCCGCCTTTCGGCCCAGGACATCCAGGGCTCCATCGCCCATGCCGAGATGCTGGTCGCCCAGGGCGTGCTTAGCGCAGAAGATGGTAAGGCGATCCGCCTGGGTCTAGAGCAAATCGACTCCGAGATCCGCAACGGCGACTTCAAATTCTCGCGTTCGCTGGAAGATATCCACATGAACGTGGAATCCCGCCTCTCCGAGCTGATCGGCGACGCGGCGGGCCGTCTGCACACCGCGCGGTCCCGCAACGACCAGGTGGCGACCGATTTCAAGCTCTGGGTCCGCGGCGCACTCGACTCCGTCGACGAGAGCCTGACCCAGCTCATCAAGGCGCTGATCGAGCAGGCGGACAGGAACGCCGATGTCGTGATGCCCGGCTTCACCCATCTGCAGACCGCGCAGCCGGTGACCTTCGGACACCATCTGCTGGCCTATGTCGAGATGTTCGGCCGCGATCTCGGCCGCTTCCGGGATTGCCGCGCACGGATGAACGAATGCCCGCTCGGCGCCGCCGCGCTGGCCGGCACCTCCTTCCCGATCGACCGGCACAAGACCGCCGTGTCGCTCGGGTTCGACCGGCCGTCGGCAAACTCGCTCGATGCCGTCTCCGACCGCGACTTCGCGCTCGAGTTCCTCTCCGCGATGTCGATCTGTGCGACCCACTTCTCGCGCCTCGCCGAGGAAATCGTGATCTGGACCAGCGCCCAGTTCAACTACATCACCCTCTCCGACGCCTTCACCACCGGCAGCTCGATCATGCCGCAGAAGCGCAATCCGGATGCGGCCGAGCTGGTTCGCGCCAAGGCCGGCCGGATCATCGGCGACATGAACGCGCTGCTGATCGTCATGAAGGGCCTGCCGCTCGCCTACGGCAAGGACATGCAGGAGGACAAGGAGCCGGTCTTCGACGCGGTCGATTCCCTCGGTCTCTGTATCGCCGCGACGGCCGGCATGATCCGCGACATGAAGGCCAATCCGGAAGAAATGCGCGCCTCGCTGAAGGACGGTTTCCCGACGGCGACGGACCTTGCCGACTGGCTGGTGCGGGCGATCGGCATGCCGTTCCGCCGCGCCCACCACGTCACCGGCACCATCGTGAAGCTGGCCGAGGACAAGGACTGCGGGATCGAGGAGCTGAGCCTCGCCGACATGCAGGCGGTCGAACCGAAGATCAATGCAGGCGTGTTCGACGTGCTGACGGTCGAGGCCTCGGTCTCCAGCCGGACCAGCTACGGCGGCACCGCGCCGGCGAATGTGCGCGACCAGGTCGCGAAGGCGCGGGAGCGGTTCCTCGCCTGA
- the lysA gene encoding diaminopimelate decarboxylase, translated as MSEQVSYQDGALHVERVPFARIAEEVGTPVYVYSASGMTARYRALEAALEGLPVSIYYAIKANSNLAVIKLFAGLGAGMDVVSGGELARSLRAGVPGSKVVFAGVGKTAEEMAFAIDSGIHQFNVESEPELRLLNEVAASKGVVAPAAIRVNPDVDAKTHAKITTGRKENKFGIDIARATEMFELAATLKNVSLRSMSVHIGSQLMDVAPYRAAYERLRGATLSLRQAGHVVDHLDLGGGIGVSYDGSTPPDIADYAEIVKDTVADLDCRLSIEPGRYLVGNEGYFLTRVLFVKHGAERRFVIVDGAMNDLIRPTLYEAHHEIVTVEESPAGEEAGLVDIVGPICESGDYLARGRKFGAVAEGSLVVLKSAGAYGAVMSSNYNSRPLCPEVLVEGDSFRVVRRRQSFDEMLALEEGLS; from the coding sequence ATGAGTGAGCAAGTCTCCTATCAGGACGGCGCGCTGCATGTCGAACGGGTCCCGTTCGCGCGCATCGCCGAAGAGGTCGGCACGCCGGTCTATGTCTATTCCGCGAGCGGAATGACCGCGCGCTACCGTGCGCTCGAAGCCGCCCTCGAAGGGCTGCCGGTCTCGATCTATTACGCCATCAAGGCCAACTCCAACCTCGCGGTGATCAAGCTGTTCGCCGGTCTTGGGGCGGGGATGGACGTGGTCTCCGGCGGCGAGCTTGCGCGCAGCCTGCGGGCGGGCGTTCCGGGCTCGAAGGTGGTCTTCGCGGGCGTCGGGAAAACGGCGGAGGAGATGGCCTTCGCGATCGACTCCGGAATCCACCAGTTCAACGTCGAGTCCGAACCCGAGCTGCGTCTGCTGAACGAGGTCGCGGCCTCGAAGGGCGTGGTGGCGCCGGCGGCGATCCGGGTCAATCCGGATGTCGACGCCAAGACCCACGCCAAGATCACGACGGGGCGCAAGGAGAACAAGTTCGGCATCGATATCGCCCGGGCGACGGAGATGTTCGAGCTGGCGGCAACGCTGAAGAACGTCTCTCTCAGAAGCATGTCGGTCCATATCGGCTCGCAGCTGATGGACGTCGCGCCGTACCGCGCGGCCTACGAGCGGCTGCGCGGCGCGACGCTCTCTCTGCGCCAGGCGGGACATGTCGTCGACCATCTTGATCTCGGCGGCGGCATCGGCGTGTCCTATGACGGCAGCACGCCGCCGGACATTGCCGACTACGCGGAGATCGTGAAGGACACGGTCGCCGACCTCGATTGCCGCCTCTCGATCGAGCCGGGCCGCTATCTGGTGGGCAACGAAGGTTACTTCCTGACCCGCGTGCTGTTCGTGAAGCACGGTGCGGAACGCCGGTTCGTGATCGTCGACGGGGCGATGAACGATCTCATCCGCCCGACCCTCTACGAGGCGCATCACGAGATTGTCACCGTGGAGGAAAGTCCGGCAGGCGAAGAGGCAGGGCTTGTCGACATTGTCGGCCCGATCTGCGAGAGCGGCGATTATCTGGCACGCGGCCGGAAGTTCGGCGCGGTTGCCGAGGGGTCTCTGGTTGTCCTGAAATCGGCCGGTGCCTATGGGGCGGTCATGAGCTCGAACTACAATTCGCGTCCGCTTTGCCCCGAAGTTCTGGTCGAAGGCGACAGCTTCCGGGTGGTGCGCCGCCGGCAGAGTTTCGACGAAATGCTGGCCCTTGAAGAGGGGCTCTCCTGA
- a CDS encoding TIGR02302 family protein has protein sequence MHDGARTFLPYRPKLWVTGIVLAWERFFPAFRWPLALIGLFLAFALLEVPQSIAEATDGILHAALLILALAVFLVALRKSIQDFSWPDEDHILRRLESWSGLRHRPLSALSDHVAGGGRTEAALWQAHLKRLGDVRARVRVGSPVPQAAEADPVGLRTVVGLLLIVGLVAGWQNPGERLRAAMLPDLSGSGGAPVSLADVWISPPDYTGKPPILLTRPVAEKAGAVQETEPETVAIPVGSRFLATVNGGEETPVLVIEDGGEAGAADKSADGTSEGRSERIAFETIAPESHQIEAPISRGTRLAVIQDGEPLASWQINVLPDLAPTVSFPEAPSASERQALVLRYEAGDDYGVARVRARIHRLVDGAVTDEAPIEIAMPAVAGDRKDISGRSFSDLTPHPWAGHQVRITLEAEDDIGQKGVSDPVDMPLPERVFTHPVARAVIEQRKRLVTEPEERIDISEILLTLAARPHHYFHDTVVFLGLKSAASRLYFNAPDAEGIAALQKLLWDVALRIEDGDVSTALRDLREIERKLQEALAGDASDEEIERLMEEMRQAIDKYLQAMAEQMMKQAQRGDQMERQQVDPNQMLRREDLMKMLDQMRDMAKTGARDAARQMLSQLQQMMENLRMGMQQQQQMSPQQQALQEMMRQLNELSQQQRDLMDRTFQEGQRQRGQRPGEQAQRGQRPGQQPGQRPGQRGQQPMPGQSPGGGEGEMTAEELAAELAEMQERLRKQLGEFMRKVGEGLGQIPEGFGQAEQSMRDATEALGENAPGQAVGPQGDALSQMRQGADALNEALQEMANGEGQENPNAQASESDDVDYDDGDPLNRRRTGYGFNDNSDVEIPAESDIQRARRIFDELRERSGDRSRPTLELDYIERLLKRF, from the coding sequence ATGCATGACGGTGCCCGGACGTTTCTTCCCTACCGCCCCAAGCTTTGGGTGACCGGTATCGTTTTGGCTTGGGAACGGTTCTTCCCGGCCTTCAGATGGCCGCTCGCCCTGATCGGGCTGTTCCTCGCCTTCGCGCTGCTCGAAGTTCCCCAGTCCATCGCCGAAGCGACGGACGGGATCCTGCATGCGGCGCTCCTGATCCTTGCGCTGGCGGTGTTTCTGGTCGCGCTGAGAAAGAGCATTCAGGATTTCAGCTGGCCGGACGAGGACCACATCCTGCGCAGGCTCGAGAGCTGGTCCGGGCTCCGGCACCGGCCGCTTTCCGCCCTGAGCGACCATGTCGCCGGCGGCGGCCGCACGGAAGCGGCGCTCTGGCAGGCCCATCTGAAGCGGCTCGGCGATGTTCGGGCCCGGGTCCGGGTCGGCAGCCCCGTGCCGCAGGCCGCCGAAGCCGATCCGGTCGGCCTGCGCACTGTGGTCGGCCTGCTGCTTATCGTCGGGCTGGTCGCGGGCTGGCAGAATCCGGGTGAGCGTCTGCGTGCCGCAATGCTGCCCGACCTGAGCGGGAGCGGCGGCGCGCCTGTGTCTCTGGCCGATGTCTGGATCAGCCCGCCCGACTATACCGGAAAGCCGCCGATCCTGTTGACCCGGCCGGTTGCCGAGAAAGCCGGGGCCGTCCAGGAGACGGAACCCGAAACCGTTGCGATCCCGGTCGGCAGCCGCTTCCTTGCGACCGTCAATGGCGGCGAGGAAACCCCGGTCCTGGTGATCGAGGACGGGGGGGAGGCTGGTGCCGCGGACAAGAGCGCGGACGGGACTTCCGAAGGCCGGTCCGAGCGGATCGCCTTCGAAACGATCGCACCTGAAAGCCATCAGATCGAGGCGCCGATCTCGCGCGGGACCCGGCTCGCCGTGATCCAGGACGGGGAGCCGCTCGCCTCCTGGCAGATCAACGTGCTTCCGGATCTCGCTCCGACAGTGTCCTTTCCCGAGGCACCGTCCGCATCCGAGCGGCAGGCTCTCGTTCTGCGCTACGAGGCGGGGGACGATTACGGTGTGGCCAGGGTCCGCGCCCGCATTCACCGTCTGGTCGATGGCGCGGTGACGGACGAGGCTCCGATCGAGATTGCGATGCCGGCCGTCGCCGGCGACCGCAAGGATATCTCGGGCCGCAGCTTCAGCGATCTGACGCCGCATCCCTGGGCCGGCCATCAGGTCCGGATCACGCTCGAGGCCGAGGATGATATCGGCCAGAAGGGCGTCAGCGATCCGGTCGACATGCCGCTGCCGGAGCGGGTCTTCACCCACCCGGTCGCCCGTGCGGTGATCGAGCAGCGCAAGCGTCTGGTGACGGAGCCGGAGGAGCGGATCGACATTTCCGAAATCCTTCTGACCCTCGCCGCGCGGCCGCACCACTATTTCCACGACACAGTCGTCTTTCTCGGCCTGAAATCCGCCGCCAGCCGGCTTTATTTCAACGCGCCCGACGCGGAGGGAATCGCGGCTTTGCAGAAGCTGCTCTGGGACGTCGCGCTGCGCATCGAGGACGGGGACGTCTCCACCGCGTTGCGCGATCTCCGCGAGATCGAGCGTAAGCTGCAGGAAGCACTTGCGGGAGATGCGAGCGACGAGGAGATCGAGCGCCTGATGGAAGAGATGCGCCAGGCGATCGACAAATATCTGCAGGCGATGGCCGAGCAGATGATGAAGCAGGCACAGCGCGGCGACCAGATGGAACGCCAGCAGGTCGACCCGAACCAGATGCTCCGGCGCGAGGATCTGATGAAGATGCTCGATCAGATGCGCGACATGGCGAAAACCGGCGCCCGCGACGCGGCGCGGCAGATGCTCTCGCAGCTCCAGCAGATGATGGAGAATCTGCGCATGGGCATGCAGCAGCAACAGCAGATGTCGCCGCAGCAGCAGGCGCTGCAGGAAATGATGCGGCAGCTGAACGAGCTGTCCCAGCAGCAGCGCGACCTGATGGACCGGACCTTTCAGGAAGGCCAGCGTCAGCGCGGCCAGCGGCCGGGAGAGCAGGCGCAGCGCGGTCAACGGCCGGGCCAGCAACCGGGTCAGCGGCCAGGGCAGCGCGGCCAGCAGCCGATGCCGGGCCAGTCACCGGGCGGCGGTGAGGGCGAGATGACAGCCGAGGAACTGGCCGCCGAACTGGCCGAGATGCAGGAGCGTCTGCGCAAGCAGCTCGGCGAATTCATGCGCAAGGTCGGCGAGGGGCTGGGGCAGATTCCGGAAGGCTTCGGGCAGGCCGAACAGTCCATGCGCGATGCGACCGAGGCGCTCGGCGAGAATGCGCCCGGCCAGGCAGTCGGTCCGCAGGGCGATGCCTTGAGCCAGATGCGTCAGGGGGCGGACGCCCTGAACGAGGCGCTGCAGGAGATGGCCAACGGCGAGGGACAGGAAAACCCGAACGCGCAGGCGAGCGAGAGCGACGATGTCGATTACGATGACGGCGATCCGCTGAACCGCCGGCGCACCGGCTATGGCTTCAACGACAACAGCGATGTCGAGATCCCGGCGGAAAGCGATATCCAGCGCGCGCGCCGGATCTTCGACGAATTGCGCGAACGCTCCGGCGACCGGTCCCGGCCGACGCTGGAGCTGGATTACATCGAGCGGCTGCTGAAGCGGTTCTGA
- a CDS encoding zinc-ribbon domain-containing protein has protein sequence MKVNCPKCSQHFSVPDKAIGPKGRKLRCSKCGHHWHQMLEEEAPKKKKAAPKKAAKEPAAAEVEEDPPEEEEVVPFARFGSGEADPDAPPAFEEDDGEEHEGVFSAPPIPRGRMPLSGKPKRKRKGLMAAAAAVVLLAGLGTLFGARAALVGTWPPIDRLYQSVGLGVPVIGEGLVIQNVAAWRKAEDSIELLLVKGEIRNPTEQLQTVPTLAGKLTGRQGDIMQEWLFQAENQVILPGEKTTFQYELPQPGADAADVTVTFSERALGGGLGY, from the coding sequence ATGAAAGTCAACTGCCCCAAATGCTCCCAGCACTTCAGCGTGCCGGACAAGGCGATCGGCCCCAAGGGCCGGAAGCTCCGGTGCAGCAAGTGCGGCCATCATTGGCACCAGATGCTCGAGGAGGAGGCGCCGAAAAAGAAAAAGGCGGCACCCAAGAAGGCAGCGAAGGAGCCGGCTGCGGCGGAGGTTGAGGAAGATCCGCCGGAAGAAGAGGAGGTCGTCCCCTTCGCCCGCTTCGGCAGCGGCGAGGCCGACCCGGACGCACCGCCGGCCTTCGAGGAAGACGACGGGGAGGAACATGAGGGCGTATTCAGCGCTCCCCCGATCCCGCGCGGGCGGATGCCGCTCTCCGGCAAGCCTAAACGCAAGCGCAAGGGCCTCATGGCAGCTGCAGCCGCAGTGGTTCTCCTCGCTGGGCTCGGCACGCTGTTCGGCGCCCGCGCGGCCCTGGTCGGCACATGGCCGCCGATCGACCGGCTCTATCAGTCGGTCGGGCTCGGCGTTCCGGTGATCGGCGAGGGTCTCGTGATCCAGAATGTCGCCGCCTGGCGGAAGGCGGAGGACTCCATCGAACTGCTGCTTGTGAAGGGCGAGATCCGCAATCCGACCGAGCAGCTGCAGACCGTGCCGACGCTTGCCGGAAAGCTGACCGGCCGGCAAGGCGATATCATGCAGGAATGGCTCTTCCAGGCGGAGAACCAGGTCATCCTGCCGGGCGAGAAAACGACGTTCCAATATGAGCTTCCGCAGCCCGGAGCCGATGCGGCCGACGTCACCGTCACCTTTTCCGAACGCGCGCTCGGCGGCGGGCTCGGCTACTGA
- the ftsE gene encoding cell division ATP-binding protein FtsE, which produces MIQFENVELRYPGSPAILRDVNFDVEEGTFQFITGASGAGKSSLLKLMYLGLKPSRGRLTLFGESAASISREGIPALRRRIGIVFQDFRLIPHLSALDNVALPLRIAGARESAIREYVPELLEWVGLSGHLDALPHTLSGGQQQRVAIARAVIGRPQLLLADEPTGNVDDGVAVRLLYLFEELHKMGTTVLIATHNRALVERFSHPCIKVEEGRVALVRGPGVRRPPPRPVGGSGDSRAERRRGG; this is translated from the coding sequence GTGATCCAGTTCGAAAATGTGGAACTCCGCTATCCCGGGAGTCCGGCCATCCTGCGCGACGTGAATTTCGACGTCGAGGAAGGCACCTTCCAGTTCATCACCGGGGCGAGCGGAGCCGGAAAATCCAGTCTTCTCAAGCTCATGTATCTTGGGCTCAAGCCGTCGCGCGGGCGGCTCACGCTGTTCGGCGAGAGTGCCGCCTCGATCTCCCGCGAGGGCATTCCGGCGCTGCGCCGGCGGATCGGCATCGTCTTCCAGGACTTCCGGCTGATCCCGCATCTGAGCGCGCTCGACAATGTCGCCCTGCCGCTCCGCATCGCCGGCGCCCGCGAATCGGCGATTCGCGAATATGTTCCCGAGCTCCTCGAATGGGTCGGGCTCTCCGGCCATCTCGATGCCTTGCCGCACACGCTCTCCGGCGGACAGCAGCAGCGCGTGGCGATCGCCCGCGCGGTGATCGGCCGGCCGCAGTTGCTGCTTGCCGACGAGCCGACCGGCAATGTCGATGACGGGGTCGCCGTGCGCCTGCTCTATCTCTTCGAGGAGTTGCACAAGATGGGCACCACGGTGCTGATCGCGACCCACAACCGGGCCCTGGTCGAGCGCTTTTCCCATCCCTGCATCAAAGTCGAGGAAGGACGGGTCGCACTGGTGCGCGGACCCGGCGTCCGGCGTCCGCCGCCGCGCCCGGTCGGCGGCAGCGGCGACAGTCGCGCCGAGCGACGGCGCGGAGGGTGA
- a CDS encoding cell division protein FtsX: MALITRGDIPLNQDPSARYLPWLLGIMCYFAVLATVGAVTSHRLAARWDFALGSVVTVQLPAAEPGVDDTLEMEQAIRMMRALPGLVRLQRVDPSESAHLLAPWLGADLVRDLPLPRLFDLHFEHEPTTELTSFESRLAELYPGVSVDAHSRWMGHVAKLTRAVEAMGLTVLALVMSASVIAVVFAVRTSVSIHREVISILHLIGARDGYIASEFQAHVLKMALRGGIVGGLLAVGTLAAMAALLDPDAARSPGLLGTAIGGLPDDLLDWVFIVAAPLLVAFVAWIAARFSVMGALRRLNP, encoded by the coding sequence ATGGCGCTGATCACCCGCGGCGACATTCCGCTGAACCAGGATCCGTCGGCCCGCTACCTGCCGTGGCTGCTCGGCATCATGTGCTATTTCGCGGTGCTCGCCACGGTCGGCGCCGTGACCTCGCACCGGCTCGCCGCGCGCTGGGATTTCGCCCTCGGCAGCGTCGTTACGGTGCAGCTTCCGGCGGCCGAACCCGGGGTCGACGATACGCTGGAGATGGAGCAGGCGATCCGCATGATGCGCGCCCTGCCGGGGCTGGTGCGGCTGCAACGCGTGGACCCTTCGGAAAGCGCGCATCTTCTGGCTCCGTGGCTCGGCGCCGATCTGGTCCGCGACCTGCCGCTGCCGCGCCTGTTCGATCTGCATTTCGAGCATGAGCCAACGACCGAACTCACGTCTTTCGAGAGCCGGCTTGCGGAGCTTTACCCGGGCGTCTCGGTCGATGCGCACAGCCGCTGGATGGGGCATGTCGCCAAACTAACACGGGCGGTGGAGGCAATGGGGCTGACGGTGCTCGCGCTGGTCATGAGCGCGTCGGTGATCGCGGTCGTCTTCGCGGTCAGGACCTCGGTCTCGATCCATCGCGAGGTGATCTCCATCCTGCATCTGATCGGCGCCCGCGACGGCTACATCGCGTCGGAATTCCAGGCCCATGTGCTGAAGATGGCCCTGCGCGGCGGCATCGTCGGCGGTCTGCTCGCGGTCGGGACGCTGGCCGCGATGGCGGCGCTCCTCGACCCGGACGCGGCGCGCAGCCCCGGTCTGCTCGGGACCGCGATCGGCGGCCTGCCGGACGATCTCCTCGATTGGGTCTTCATCGTCGCGGCGCCGCTTCTGGTCGCCTTCGTTGCCTGGATCGCCGCCCGCTTCTCTGTCATGGGGGCGCTCAGGAGGCTGAATCCGTGA
- a CDS encoding YdcF family protein, translated as MTAQPQEGRRGTLTLSARTWLLRAAIGALAVLLLWLGGFLWFLAAMPVEAPDASPEADAIVVLTGGSRRVPVAVSLLLHGRARALLVTGVNDIVGPPAFRAAMAESGLTVDPQTMACCIALGYGAHDTIGNAEEAAAWMKAGGYRSMILVTSTYHMARSAMEFHAAMPGVEIRQHPVRPAPPGLDDWWTSPDSRLLMFSEFVKYQAAWLRVTARSMMPG; from the coding sequence GTGACCGCACAACCGCAGGAGGGGCGGCGGGGAACCCTGACCCTGTCCGCGCGGACCTGGCTGTTGCGGGCGGCCATCGGCGCGCTGGCGGTGCTGCTGCTCTGGCTCGGCGGGTTTCTCTGGTTTCTGGCGGCGATGCCCGTGGAAGCTCCGGATGCGAGCCCCGAGGCGGACGCCATCGTGGTGCTGACAGGCGGCAGCCGGCGGGTGCCGGTCGCGGTCTCGCTGCTGCTCCACGGCCGCGCCCGCGCGCTGCTGGTGACCGGCGTGAACGATATCGTCGGTCCGCCGGCCTTCCGCGCGGCGATGGCGGAAAGCGGGCTGACGGTCGATCCGCAGACGATGGCCTGCTGCATCGCGCTCGGCTACGGCGCGCATGACACGATCGGCAATGCGGAGGAGGCGGCCGCCTGGATGAAGGCGGGGGGGTACCGCTCGATGATCCTCGTCACCTCGACCTATCACATGGCGCGCTCGGCCATGGAGTTCCACGCGGCGATGCCGGGGGTCGAGATCCGTCAGCACCCGGTCCGTCCGGCACCGCCGGGCCTCGACGATTGGTGGACCTCGCCCGACTCGCGGCTGCTGATGTTCTCGGAGTTCGTGAAATACCAGGCCGCCTGGCTCCGGGTAACGGCGCGGTCGATGATGCCGGGCTAG